Within the Pseudomonas chlororaphis subsp. aurantiaca genome, the region GCTGCTGTGGAACCCAAGCCATCAGCCGACGGACGCCTCCATGAACCTTGCCACCCTGATGCTCTTCCTCCCGGCCTGTTTCGCCCTGAACATGGCGCCAGGGCCGAACAACCTGCTGTCGATCCGCAATGCCACCACCTATGGCTTTCGCGCCTCCTGCCTGGCGGGAGTAGGGCGGCTGGCCGCCTTCGCGGTGATGATCGCCCTGGCCGCGGCCGGGCTGGCGGTGGTGCTGCAAGCCTCGGAACTGCTGTTCCACGGGATCAAGATTCTGGGGGCCGGCTACCTGCTGTACCTGGCGTACCAGCTGTGGACCGCGGATACCCAGGTCGAGGCCGAGAACAAGACCGCGCCATTGGGGCTACTGGCCCTGGCCCGGCAGGAGTTCCTGGTCGCCATCGGCAATCCGAAAGCAATATTGATCTTCACCGCCTTCCTGCCGCAGTTCGTCGACCCCCAAGCGCCGGTGTCCGCCCAATTCCTGGTGCTCGGCGCACTGTTCCTGATCCTGGAATGGATCGCCATCAGCGCCTACGCCTACATGGGCCTGCATATGCGCCGCTGGTTCGCCGAGCCGCGGGGCAAGAAGCTCTTCAACCGCGGCTGCGCGGTGCTGTTGTCGGGTGCTGCTTCGGTGTTGCTGCTGGCGCGGCGGGCCTGACAACGGGATTGAAGCGCGGTAGGCGCAGAACCTGGCTGCCGCGTTCACCCTGGCGCTCGATGATCAATGGTTGGCGGGAGGGAAGGTGACGGTGAAGGTCGTCCCGCTGGCGAGCGACGAGGTCACCGCCACATCGCCGTGATGGGCCCTGGCGATTTCGCGAACGATGAATAGACCGAGCCCGACACTGCGCAGCTCGGCATTGTCATGACTGCCGCGGATCATCGGTTCGAACAGGTTGTCGAGCAGCTCTGGCGGTATGGGGGTGCCAAGGTTGTGGACGGCAATGGTCACGCCATGGTCCTCGCAAAGCGAAGAGACTGTGACCCCGCCCGCTGCCGAGCCATAGGCGATTGCATTGGCAACGAGGTTGCCGATCAGTTGATAGAGCCGGTCGCTGTCGGCGCTGAACTCGCCGGGGCCAACACGCAGGTGGGTCAGTTCATGCCCGGGGAAGACCAGCCTTAACTCCTCCAGGCAGCCCGCCACCAGTTCGTGCAGGTCGAGCTGTTTGGGGGAGACGGCGATACCGCGCCCGACCTGGGTCAAGGTGAAGTCCAGGAGGTCCGCGACCAGGCGCTGCGCCCTCTGCGCCGAGTGAGTGATATGGCCGAGTATCTGCCTCTGCTTGGCATCGAGCTCCCTGCGGCCCAGCAGGTCCGCGGCCATGGTGATCGCCGAGAGCGGGTTTCGCAGGTCGTGGCTGACGATACCGATCATCTGCTCGGCGAAAAGCGCCCGGTCTTCTGCCGCGGCGTAGGTAATACGCAGTTTGCCCTGGGCAATATCCTGGGCACGTTGGGCCTTGAGGTGTTTGGCCAGATGCCTTTCGGCGAGCATCCTGGCGTTGAGCAGGTTGCGCTCGTATCGATGGCGCTCTTCGGCCCTGAACAAGGCCAGTTCGTGAAAAATACCGGTGGCATGTTCACACCGGATGGCATTGAGCATCATCGGGGTCGCTTGACCGTTGTGATGAACAAGGTCGAATTTCACATCCGTGACCGCCCCCTGGATACGCATGAGGGGCACCCAGTAAGTCTGGTAAAAGGTTTTCCCCTCTGGGGTCATGAGGGTCTGGATCTGCCGGCCGAGCAGTTCCTCCCGGCTGTAACCGATCCAGTGACAGAAGGTGAGGTTGACCCGCTCGATCTGACCGTTTTCCGCGGTGTGCAGCAACCCACAATCAAAGTCGTCGAAAAGTATGTCGCCGCTTGGCGGCTGGTCATCTGTTGGCATTTTTCCTGCTCACACAGAAGGGGTTGAATGACTTGAGTTCATGATCGGCACCGACACGGCCAGCTAAATATTAGACTCAAGCGTGGCCCCAGGGCGCCTTGGGTCATGGGGAAGGCGCGGCAGCGGGGCAGAGGCCGATGAGTGGTCGCCTGGTGCGCCGTAACGTTTTGGATACCTGGAGGATATGTTCCCGGCCTTGGAATGGATCGCCATCAGCATCTACGTCTACATGAGCCCGCACATGCGCCGCTGGTTCGCCGAGCCATGGGGCAAGAAAATCTTCAACCGCTGCTGTGCGGTACTGTTGTCGGGCGCTGCTTCGGTGGTGCTGCTGGCGCGGCGGGCGTGAGCCGGTCGGTAAGTATTGTCGGGACTACGGGCGCTCGGTTGAATCCACAGCCAGAAGCTGCCTTTCACGCTGTCCACAGAAACACACTCAACGTATCCTGCTGAAAGACAACATTGAAAAGGAGTTCGAACGAAAACCGCATATGACTACCGCCACCAGGCTGGCAAAAAACAATCTGACGCTTAGATTCACGGGCAATCACCCGGCGGAGACGGATCTGTCATCTCTGGTTTGAACGTCTCCCATGAGGCGGGAGCCGCCCCTAGCCGAAACGAACAATAGAGGTTAGAACCCATGCTTCGTGAGGGATCACAAAGGAAAACTCATGCCTATTGATAATTGTCTTCATACATTTGAAGAGCTTGTCTCAACGGTGTTGCCTAGCCATTTTGCAAGGCTGAAGGTTGCCCTGGAGACTCCAATGCCTGCTGCAACCTTTGTTGGCTTCAAGAGCGCATCAAAAGAAGCTCTGTCCAAGGTGGGTAGAGCCACAGACTTCCCAGGGTGCTACGTCTTCAGCGATCAAGGTAAACCGGTCTATGTAGGTATCTCGAGAGGGGTAGTAAAAAGGCTCGTCCAGCATTTGAATTTCGAGTCGCACAACACCGCAAGCCTCGTCTACAAAATGGCTGCAGAAGACTATCCGCACGAAATGAAGCGTGATCAAGCGATGAAAGACGAACAATTCAAGGAAGTCTTTCTTTCAGCTCAGGGGCGCCTCCGACAAACAACGGTGGCCTTTATCGAAGTCAGCAATGACCTTGAGTTGTACGCCTTCGAAGTACTTGCGGCCATGAAGCTAGACACAGATGTATGGAACACATTCCGCACACATTGAAGCTGATAGCGAACCTTTCCATAAAGCGGACTCTGCCACGAAAACAGGTCGCCGCCGTTCATTACAAACGTCAAGTCGCGTCCGCGCTGAATCGAATGTGGTCTGAAATGAGCGTCTGCTTCCGGCCATAAGCGAACATCTGGATAGCCCAATCTCAAAGAGACTGGACACTGGGGGCATCGGTTATTTAAGCCGCAGCTCCCTAGAACTTTTCTCTATTTATCGGTCTATGTGGATAGGCTCATTTGCTCGGTAAGCGCGACCTCGCAGGCTTCCCGCTACCAGATGGCCACACGTCCGATTGTCAAGCAGAGGTTGTCTTCGCTCATGAAATTCCATGACCCACGGATGCTGCTTTTCGGCCTGTTCGCGTTCGCGGCATTGGGCTCGGCATCAGCAACACAGATGAAGACCTCAACCCCTGTTTTCGCAACTGAAGTCACCGCCGTTCAGGCTCCTGCCCAGACCGCCGGCAACCCTTGGCCGACCTTGGCCAGCATGGCTGGCAAGCAGCCCGGGCCCTTGCTTGCCCATGACGACCGATACTGGCATGACGGCCGTTGGCACGATCGTAGAGACGATTGGCGCCGGCACGACTGGCGTCGGGAACAGTGGCGTAGGGAGCAGGCCCGCCGAGAAGCGGAGCGCCATCGTGATTGGGAGCGCCACCACGATCGCGCCATGCGGCACCGCTACGAAGACAATCACCGCTACTATCGTCGCTAGCGCGGCGCCACGAGATTAATCCACCTGCAACGAATCGGATGTTTGTTCAGTGCTTCCGGAGTGAAGCCTGGCTCCTATTTCTCGCTCGGATTGACCAATCCGCCGGACGGTCTGTTAGTCGTTACGTGTCTGTTCAAGCCGCTTATCAAGCTCGCTTGGCGGCAAGTTCGGCGTCGAGTGAAGCGTCAGCCAGACGGCCCGCAGAATGTTGATCGCGGCCATGTTCAGGTGTTGTTCGGCGGCGTGCAGGGCCAGTTCGGCTGCCAGGCGCTTGTCGGCAGCACTGAGGTGCGCCGTTTTGTGGGTCATGTCCGCATCGACGTTGGCCAACAGCCCCTGGAGTTCCTGCACCGCCTGATCCGATGCCTGACGCATGTCCGCCAGCAGGCGGCGAGCTTCGGCAGGCGTCATGGCCAAGGCGCGGACGCTGCGAAAAGTCAGGCGGGCGGGCAAGGTGGCCAAACTGAAACCCGTCGAAATTAACTTGCCAATCATGCGAACAACTCCTGTAAACGAGTGTTTCAGCAGCGTATCAGAGTAAATCGCAAAAAAATGTCTGCTCATCGCTTGCCAGAATCAACTCTCCGCCTCTTTTTGGCATCAAGCGTCTGATCGTCGTCAGAACCCTCGAACGATGCGCCCATAGGCACTTTGGAGTCGGATTCCGGCAGCCTTGGCAAAGGTGTTGCACCTAGCCGATGTCCAATTTCTTCAATCGAGCCAGGCCTTGTTTGATATGACCGGCGTTTTCACCCATGGTCCACAGTGCACACGGACATTTCCGCCCACTTCCTGTGCCCCTTGCTCCTCAATCAGCAGGGTCAACTCCAAACGACAGTGCCCCCAATTGGAACCTGCAATAGGTTGATTGGAGTATGGTCAATTGATGAAGCTGTCACCGGCTACTTTCGACTGTGGATTCAACCGGTCGACGCAACACAACTAAATTCTGTGTGAGCAGAAGGAGTGTTGCAGATGAAGCAGAGACCTCGGATCTATTACACCGAAAGCCAGAAAAAACTGATGTGGGATCACTGGCGGAAAGGCGACTCTCTCCAGCAGATCGCCCAACTATTTGATCGAAACCACTCATCGATACAGCGCATCTTGGCGGAGACCGGGGGGATCAGACCCGCTGTACGGCGCAGGTCCAGATTGGCGCTGACGTTGGCTGAACGCGAAGAGATTTCGCGTTCAGTAGTGGCAGGTAACTCGATCCGTTCCATAGCAACGCAGCTAGGGCGAGCAGCCTCGACCATCAGCCGTGAGATCAGACGCAACGGTGGCCAAGGATGCTACCGGGCAAATCAGGCTGATCAGGCGGCTTGGGATCGGGCACATCGACCCAAGGTCTGCAAGCTTGTTGAGAACCGAGCGGTGGCGCAAATTGTTGCAGACAAGCTTCAATTGCAGTGGTCACCGGAACAAATTGCCGGCTGGCTGAAGCGCACCTACCCGGACGATACGAGCTATCAGGTGTCACACGAGACGATCTATCGCACCCTCTTCATACAGGCTCGCGGGGCTCTGAAGAAGGAGTTGCTTGAGCATTTACGGCGAACACGAG harbors:
- a CDS encoding LysE family translocator: MNLATLMLFLPACFALNMAPGPNNLLSIRNATTYGFRASCLAGVGRLAAFAVMIALAAAGLAVVLQASELLFHGIKILGAGYLLYLAYQLWTADTQVEAENKTAPLGLLALARQEFLVAIGNPKAILIFTAFLPQFVDPQAPVSAQFLVLGALFLILEWIAISAYAYMGLHMRRWFAEPRGKKLFNRGCAVLLSGAASVLLLARRA
- a CDS encoding PAS domain-containing sensor histidine kinase; amino-acid sequence: MPTDDQPPSGDILFDDFDCGLLHTAENGQIERVNLTFCHWIGYSREELLGRQIQTLMTPEGKTFYQTYWVPLMRIQGAVTDVKFDLVHHNGQATPMMLNAIRCEHATGIFHELALFRAEERHRYERNLLNARMLAERHLAKHLKAQRAQDIAQGKLRITYAAAEDRALFAEQMIGIVSHDLRNPLSAITMAADLLGRRELDAKQRQILGHITHSAQRAQRLVADLLDFTLTQVGRGIAVSPKQLDLHELVAGCLEELRLVFPGHELTHLRVGPGEFSADSDRLYQLIGNLVANAIAYGSAAGGVTVSSLCEDHGVTIAVHNLGTPIPPELLDNLFEPMIRGSHDNAELRSVGLGLFIVREIARAHHGDVAVTSSLASGTTFTVTFPPANH
- a CDS encoding IS30 family transposase; the encoded protein is MKQRPRIYYTESQKKLMWDHWRKGDSLQQIAQLFDRNHSSIQRILAETGGIRPAVRRRSRLALTLAEREEISRSVVAGNSIRSIATQLGRAASTISREIRRNGGQGCYRANQADQAAWDRAHRPKVCKLVENRAVAQIVADKLQLQWSPEQIAGWLKRTYPDDTSYQVSHETIYRTLFIQARGALKKELLEHLRRTRAMRRSRHHTQKKENHGRITDAVSIRERPATAEDRAVPGHWEGDLLCGSRNSQIATLVERHTRYVMLVKLAGKDTETVISALIENARELPEELYQSLTWDRGKEMADHKRFTVATDIKVYFCDPHRPWQRGSNENTNGLLRQYFPKGTDLAEHSQATLNEVARQLNSRPRKTLNYETPAERFSQSVASTG